In Desulfomonile tiedjei DSM 6799, a genomic segment contains:
- a CDS encoding CgeB family protein: MNFVLFYHSIVSDWNHGNAHFLRGIVRELKNSGHHVDVWEPVDGWSRKNLLEQSGHSALECFQQQFPFITPRLYHQLDPSYLDRVLDQADVVLVHEWNDPEVIAAIGRHKQRCGRYLLFFHDTHHRSVTAPQEIARFDLSSYDGVLAFGQIVSELYSQRNWASRVWTWHEAADTALFVPRRKSPSSGDLVWIGNWGDDERSAELREFLFEPVRNLGLRTSIYGVRYPENALEEVSASGAEFCGWVPNHLVPQVFSDFACTVHVPRRPYVQTLSGIPTIRVFEAMACGIPLVCAPWDDAEGLFTPGEDYLVAKNGKEMEKAVRDILNDRDLAEHLSERSVKTILERHTCKHRVNELLSICNELGFQTDREIIPFRQ, encoded by the coding sequence GTGAACTTCGTCCTGTTCTACCATTCAATCGTTTCTGACTGGAATCATGGCAACGCGCACTTTTTGCGCGGGATCGTCCGGGAATTAAAGAACAGCGGCCACCATGTCGACGTTTGGGAACCGGTAGACGGGTGGAGCCGGAAGAACCTGCTCGAGCAAAGTGGTCACAGTGCTTTGGAATGCTTTCAACAGCAGTTCCCGTTTATCACGCCCCGTCTATATCACCAGCTTGATCCGTCGTACTTGGACAGGGTCCTGGACCAAGCGGATGTTGTGCTGGTTCACGAATGGAACGATCCGGAAGTAATCGCCGCGATCGGCCGCCACAAGCAGAGATGTGGCCGATATTTGCTGTTTTTTCACGATACGCATCATCGTTCGGTTACTGCTCCTCAAGAAATTGCCCGGTTTGATCTAAGCTCGTACGATGGGGTGCTCGCGTTCGGGCAGATCGTCAGCGAACTGTACTCTCAGAGGAACTGGGCATCACGAGTATGGACCTGGCATGAGGCAGCGGATACGGCTCTGTTCGTTCCGAGAAGAAAATCACCATCCTCCGGGGACCTGGTATGGATCGGAAACTGGGGAGATGACGAGCGGTCTGCAGAATTGAGAGAATTCCTCTTTGAACCCGTTCGTAATCTCGGTCTGCGAACAAGCATCTATGGAGTTCGTTATCCTGAAAATGCCCTGGAAGAAGTCTCAGCCTCCGGGGCCGAATTCTGCGGATGGGTCCCCAATCATCTGGTTCCTCAAGTGTTTTCAGATTTTGCCTGCACTGTTCACGTTCCGAGAAGACCGTACGTGCAAACCTTATCGGGCATACCGACAATTCGGGTGTTCGAGGCAATGGCTTGCGGCATTCCTCTCGTGTGCGCACCGTGGGATGACGCAGAAGGGTTATTCACTCCGGGCGAGGATTATCTTGTGGCGAAAAACGGAAAAGAAATGGAGAAAGCTGTTCGAGATATTCTCAACGATCGGGATCTGGCAGAACACTTATCGGAGCGCAGCGTGAAAACCATTCTTGAACGTCACACATGCAAACACCGGGTGAACGAATTACTGAGCATATGTAATGAACTCGGATTTCAAACAGACCGGGAAATTATACCGTTTCGCCAATAA
- a CDS encoding thermonuclease family protein, with product MSSSTKAVGVFVLVFLVLACFQTASALGPRHDLFGSGRVVGVEAPNLLKIKLQDKDKIITVRLIGVGSPKNRERLKGLGRDVQNFIFKFDVWEQSRDYVKSLLHNKTVQVWARKWDSYDEKHRLLAYIRIPAQEGDPVDLNGEIIRKGMGFVTRDYVHVTFADYRSFEQDAKKHSRGMWRGISTSKISSNR from the coding sequence ATGTCCTCGTCTACCAAGGCGGTAGGGGTTTTTGTCCTTGTATTTTTGGTGCTTGCATGTTTTCAGACAGCGTCGGCACTGGGGCCGCGGCACGATCTTTTCGGGTCCGGCCGTGTGGTCGGTGTAGAAGCTCCCAATTTGCTAAAAATAAAGCTGCAGGACAAAGACAAAATCATAACAGTTCGGCTCATAGGGGTGGGATCGCCAAAGAACAGGGAAAGGCTGAAAGGGCTGGGCCGGGATGTCCAGAATTTCATCTTCAAATTTGACGTATGGGAGCAATCGCGAGATTACGTTAAATCGCTTCTCCACAACAAAACCGTCCAGGTCTGGGCCAGGAAATGGGATTCTTACGACGAAAAACACAGACTCCTGGCGTACATTCGTATTCCCGCACAAGAAGGTGACCCTGTGGATCTCAATGGTGAAATTATCCGGAAAGGCATGGGATTTGTGACCCGCGATTACGTGCACGTGACGTTCGCAGATTATCGTTCCTTCGAGCAGGATGCTAAAAAGCATTCCCGCGGTATGTGGAGAGGCATATCGACAAGCAAGATTTCATCGAACAGATGA
- a CDS encoding HU family DNA-binding protein: MTKPEIIALISERAEISKKTAGVVLSTLVNVIHSSLKENGGKIRISSLGTFKVLELNARRGVNPRTGKEMTIPAMRLPRFYPAKALKETLRGKK; this comes from the coding sequence ATGACAAAGCCGGAGATAATAGCTCTTATTTCTGAAAGAGCTGAAATATCTAAGAAGACAGCAGGGGTAGTTCTTAGCACTCTCGTAAACGTCATTCATTCGTCACTCAAAGAGAATGGTGGAAAAATTCGGATTTCTTCTTTGGGCACGTTTAAAGTCCTTGAGCTGAACGCCCGACGCGGCGTAAATCCCCGGACAGGTAAGGAGATGACCATCCCTGCAATGCGTCTGCCACGGTTTTATCCTGCTAAAGCTCTGAAAGAAACTTTGCGCGGAAAAAAATAA
- the murA gene encoding UDP-N-acetylglucosamine 1-carboxyvinyltransferase, protein MEKIVIHGGTPLQGTVRASGSKNAALPLMCASLLTSDEMTFHRIPALMDIRTTKQLLLQLGVQLDDFEPGTLRIKARMITDRRAPYELVKTMRASVMVLGPLMAREGQADVSLPGGCAIGARPIDQHLKGLEAMGATIELESGYVKARAKRLRGTDFTFDLKTVTGTENLIMAAALAKGTTILRNCALEPEVCELAQVINRMGGSVSGAGTDIIEIEGKDRLQGIVHEVMADRIEAGTYVMAGAITRGNITVSGCQPAHLASLLEKLVDTGVGIEISEDSVKVISNGRVKSRDVQTDPYPGFATDFQAQYMALMSLGDDNCMITENVFENRFMHVQELVRMGARIRVSGKIAGVQGVKELSGAHVQATDLRASASLILAGLAAKGITEIHRVYHLDRGYEGIVTKLDDLGANIRREKDEML, encoded by the coding sequence ATGGAAAAAATTGTCATCCACGGCGGAACACCCCTCCAGGGAACTGTCAGAGCAAGCGGTTCCAAGAATGCCGCCTTGCCGCTGATGTGCGCTTCACTGCTTACCAGCGATGAGATGACATTCCATAGAATTCCTGCGCTCATGGATATCCGTACGACAAAGCAGTTGCTCCTCCAACTCGGTGTCCAACTGGACGATTTCGAGCCCGGAACGCTCCGCATAAAAGCTCGCATGATAACCGACCGAAGGGCTCCATACGAGCTGGTGAAGACCATGAGAGCATCCGTCATGGTGCTCGGGCCGCTTATGGCGCGCGAAGGTCAGGCAGACGTGAGCCTGCCTGGTGGATGCGCTATCGGTGCGCGGCCTATCGATCAACACTTAAAGGGCCTTGAGGCAATGGGTGCAACCATCGAGCTGGAAAGCGGGTATGTGAAGGCTCGAGCAAAACGTCTGCGCGGCACGGACTTCACCTTCGATCTGAAGACCGTGACCGGCACCGAAAACCTCATTATGGCCGCTGCACTTGCGAAAGGGACGACAATCCTCAGAAACTGCGCTTTGGAACCGGAAGTGTGCGAACTGGCACAGGTGATCAACCGTATGGGTGGAAGCGTTTCGGGTGCAGGAACCGATATTATCGAAATTGAGGGAAAAGACCGTCTCCAGGGTATTGTGCACGAGGTCATGGCGGACCGCATCGAAGCCGGTACGTACGTTATGGCTGGAGCTATTACACGCGGCAATATTACGGTGAGCGGCTGCCAACCGGCTCATTTGGCCTCATTGTTGGAGAAGCTCGTCGACACCGGCGTGGGTATCGAAATTTCGGAAGACTCCGTGAAAGTCATATCCAATGGTCGTGTAAAGAGTCGAGACGTGCAGACCGATCCGTATCCCGGTTTTGCAACTGATTTTCAGGCCCAGTACATGGCTCTCATGTCTCTCGGAGATGATAACTGCATGATCACGGAAAATGTATTTGAAAATCGGTTCATGCATGTTCAGGAACTGGTCCGTATGGGAGCGCGTATTCGGGTTTCCGGCAAAATTGCCGGCGTTCAGGGCGTCAAGGAATTGTCCGGAGCCCACGTGCAGGCGACGGATCTTCGGGCCAGTGCTTCCCTCATTTTGGCCGGTCTTGCCGCAAAGGGAATCACAGAGATTCACCGGGTCTATCATCTGGATCGTGGATATGAAGGCATAGTGACAAAACTGGACGATTTGGGTGCGAATATTCGCAGAGAAAAGGACGAAATGCTTTGA
- a CDS encoding CgeB family protein codes for MQLAFFGSSLVSAYWNGAATYYRGIIRALGKKGHETTFFEPDAYDRQKHRDMDDPEWARIVVYPATEDGVFKALEQARSADFIVKASGVGVFDELLESEVVKLKKPGVSVIYWDVDAPATLERLENNPADPLKSLVPRFDLILTYGGGYSVVSAFCALGAAECIPVYNALDPSTHFPENPDPRFAADLTFIGNRLPDREARVEEFFLVPASKLPERTFSLGGSGWDDKSMTPNIRYLGHVYTRDHNVLNSSCLAVLNINRESMAKFGFSPPTRVFEAAGAGACIITDTWPGIEDFLEPGTEVLLANGSEGVIAHLETLAPDTAKEIGRAARERILAHHTYHHRALQVESILGL; via the coding sequence ATGCAGTTAGCTTTTTTCGGTTCCAGCCTGGTTTCTGCATACTGGAACGGGGCTGCGACTTATTATCGCGGTATTATACGTGCCCTTGGCAAGAAAGGGCACGAAACAACTTTCTTCGAGCCTGATGCGTACGATCGTCAGAAGCACCGGGACATGGACGATCCTGAGTGGGCACGTATAGTGGTTTATCCGGCTACAGAGGATGGGGTTTTCAAGGCACTGGAACAGGCCCGGAGCGCGGACTTCATCGTGAAGGCCAGTGGAGTGGGAGTGTTTGACGAGCTTCTTGAATCGGAAGTGGTGAAACTGAAGAAACCCGGCGTTTCTGTCATCTACTGGGATGTGGATGCACCGGCGACTCTGGAGAGGTTAGAAAACAATCCCGCCGACCCACTCAAGTCTCTCGTTCCGCGGTTCGATCTCATACTCACGTACGGCGGAGGGTATTCCGTGGTCAGCGCATTTTGCGCACTCGGCGCCGCTGAATGCATTCCCGTGTACAATGCATTGGATCCGAGCACCCATTTCCCGGAAAATCCTGACCCGCGTTTTGCCGCTGACCTCACGTTTATCGGGAACAGGCTGCCGGACCGGGAAGCGCGTGTGGAAGAATTTTTCCTGGTTCCGGCATCGAAACTGCCCGAGCGAACCTTCAGCCTGGGTGGGAGTGGATGGGACGACAAATCCATGACCCCAAATATTCGATATCTCGGCCACGTGTACACGAGAGATCACAACGTGCTGAACAGCTCATGCCTGGCAGTGCTTAATATCAACCGTGAAAGCATGGCAAAATTCGGATTCTCTCCTCCAACACGGGTATTTGAGGCTGCAGGCGCAGGTGCATGTATTATTACAGATACATGGCCGGGAATCGAGGATTTTCTGGAGCCCGGGACCGAAGTGCTGCTTGCAAACGGCTCAGAAGGAGTAATCGCTCATCTTGAGACTCTCGCACCTGATACGGCAAAAGAAATCGGTCGAGCAGCCCGGGAGAGAATACTTGCACATCACACCTATCACCATCGTGCTTTACAGGTGGAATCGATATTGGGTCTGTGA
- a CDS encoding sugar phosphate nucleotidyltransferase, whose translation MWGIIPAAGAGSRMQPLAFSKELLPVGSRSDSFVERPRAVSEYLIDRMIRAGATKICIVISSGKSDIMEYYGEGIDGVHFCYMIQQEPRGLCDAIFCSLPLIHPDEQVLVGLPDTVWFPENGLCTLPDDILSFLLFPVDRPHLFDAVLLQQDGTVVKILVKKSNPGTNWIWGAFKMSGRIFHDLFDLWCKRAQQDEYIGTLVNSYIRDGGQALGICAGESYVDVGTFDGYRKAINLLHSKQIYERKIAT comes from the coding sequence ATGTGGGGAATAATTCCTGCTGCAGGAGCGGGGAGCAGAATGCAACCGTTGGCTTTTTCAAAAGAATTGCTTCCGGTGGGAAGCAGAAGCGATTCATTTGTCGAACGTCCTCGTGCCGTAAGCGAATACCTCATCGACCGCATGATACGCGCCGGAGCTACAAAGATTTGTATCGTCATCTCATCAGGTAAATCCGACATCATGGAATATTACGGCGAAGGCATAGATGGGGTTCATTTTTGCTATATGATTCAACAGGAGCCTCGAGGATTATGCGATGCGATATTCTGTTCGCTTCCGTTGATTCATCCCGATGAACAGGTGCTAGTAGGTTTGCCGGATACTGTGTGGTTCCCGGAAAACGGCCTCTGCACTCTTCCTGATGACATACTCTCGTTTCTCTTGTTTCCAGTGGATCGGCCCCATCTTTTCGACGCAGTTCTCCTACAGCAGGACGGAACTGTGGTTAAAATTCTCGTCAAAAAATCGAATCCCGGAACAAATTGGATTTGGGGAGCATTCAAGATGTCCGGCCGAATCTTCCACGATCTGTTCGATCTCTGGTGCAAAAGAGCGCAACAGGACGAATATATCGGCACACTCGTGAACAGCTACATTCGAGACGGAGGTCAGGCACTGGGTATTTGTGCAGGAGAGTCTTACGTTGACGTTGGGACGTTCGACGGATACCGAAAGGCGATCAATCTTCTCCATTCCAAACAGATTTATGAACGAAAGATTGCAACGTAA
- the hisB gene encoding imidazoleglycerol-phosphate dehydratase HisB, producing MERTATVSRKTSETDVQVTLNLDGTGKGTISTGIGFFDHMLDHVSKHGLFDLEITAQGDLHVDFHHTVEDIGLTLGEAFKRSVGNKQGLRRYGFAQVPMDEALASVTLDFSGRPMLVFSNPLDHRSAGDFSLDLVPVFLQGLADQAGMTLHATVHTAENPHHAAEAIFKALGRALRAAVEIDPRVEGIPSTKGVL from the coding sequence ATCGAGCGAACCGCTACAGTTTCCAGAAAGACATCCGAAACAGACGTGCAGGTCACGTTGAACCTTGATGGAACCGGTAAAGGAACGATTTCCACAGGAATCGGTTTTTTCGATCACATGTTGGATCATGTATCGAAGCATGGTCTGTTCGATCTTGAGATTACAGCTCAGGGAGACCTTCATGTGGATTTTCACCATACCGTTGAAGACATCGGATTGACTCTCGGCGAAGCATTCAAACGGTCAGTGGGAAACAAGCAAGGATTGCGCCGGTACGGATTCGCTCAGGTTCCCATGGATGAAGCGCTCGCGTCCGTGACACTTGACTTTTCCGGACGTCCTATGCTGGTCTTTTCAAATCCGCTCGACCATCGGAGCGCCGGAGATTTTTCGCTGGACCTCGTGCCGGTTTTTCTCCAGGGATTAGCGGATCAGGCAGGCATGACATTGCATGCAACAGTGCACACTGCTGAAAATCCTCATCATGCTGCGGAAGCTATCTTCAAGGCATTGGGAAGAGCCCTTCGCGCTGCAGTGGAAATCGATCCCAGAGTGGAAGGAATCCCTTCGACAAAAGGGGTGCTCTAG
- a CDS encoding glycosyltransferase family 4 protein — translation MPDLGPIVQRVLMTTDTAGGVWDYSLELAAGLRRRGVRTILAIMGNPILKVRCIEAKAIPDLQLEFGEFKLEWMANPEEDVACASEWLLKLARQYEPDLVHLNSYAFASLPWHKPCVLVAHSCILSWWNAVKKTDIPDDFDWYRGIVASGLQLADGVVFPTNSLRNQMERIYGPIQNSEVILNGKDPFRYKPGRKKRFIFSAGRLWDEAKNVAALEHVSTHLRWPTLIAGDCKKPDGSGNAPQRITYLGFLAPSRMAEFYAEASIFVSPASYEPFGLAVLEAALSGCALVLGNIPTFHELWEDAALFVDPDDLQGLKHALTTLTEDQRKLESLARKARERAFRYSGEAMSGKYYDTYSELCMDYTLLSESQDRSRHVGPELQVEF, via the coding sequence ATGCCTGACCTCGGACCGATTGTGCAACGAGTGCTGATGACCACAGACACTGCAGGCGGAGTATGGGATTATTCTTTAGAGCTTGCAGCAGGTCTTCGGAGGCGGGGGGTACGGACGATTCTGGCAATAATGGGCAATCCAATTCTTAAAGTGCGTTGTATTGAAGCCAAAGCCATACCCGACCTGCAACTGGAATTCGGTGAATTCAAGCTTGAATGGATGGCAAACCCTGAAGAAGATGTGGCGTGCGCTTCGGAATGGTTGTTGAAGTTGGCTCGTCAGTATGAACCGGATCTCGTGCACCTTAATTCGTATGCGTTTGCCTCTCTGCCGTGGCATAAACCGTGCGTACTGGTTGCACATTCCTGCATACTGTCGTGGTGGAACGCAGTAAAGAAAACCGATATTCCGGACGATTTCGATTGGTACAGAGGCATTGTCGCCTCCGGCCTGCAATTGGCAGACGGAGTTGTCTTTCCAACAAATTCTCTTCGAAACCAGATGGAGCGCATTTACGGACCGATTCAAAATTCGGAAGTGATATTGAACGGCAAGGATCCTTTCCGATACAAACCGGGCAGGAAAAAGAGGTTCATATTCAGCGCGGGAAGGCTTTGGGATGAAGCCAAGAACGTGGCTGCCCTGGAGCATGTGTCCACTCATCTGCGATGGCCTACTTTAATCGCCGGAGACTGTAAGAAACCGGACGGATCGGGAAATGCTCCCCAGCGTATCACGTACCTGGGGTTCCTGGCTCCGTCCCGGATGGCCGAATTTTATGCCGAGGCTTCCATCTTCGTTTCGCCTGCCAGTTATGAACCATTCGGATTGGCCGTGCTTGAAGCAGCTCTGTCAGGATGCGCCCTGGTGCTGGGAAATATCCCGACATTTCATGAACTGTGGGAGGACGCGGCTCTATTCGTCGATCCCGATGACCTGCAGGGTTTGAAGCATGCTCTCACCACACTTACCGAAGATCAGAGAAAACTGGAGTCCCTTGCTCGCAAAGCCCGGGAGCGGGCATTCAGGTATAGTGGTGAAGCCATGTCAGGGAAATATTACGATACATATTCCGAATTATGCATGGATTACACTCTTCTTTCGGAATCACAGGATAGATCTCGGCATGTAGGACCGGAGTTGCAGGTGGAGTTCTAA
- a CDS encoding glycosyltransferase family 4 protein has translation MHSDSEQINKKLSVLSIAYPFAPVRSDTAGGAEQVLRLLDEGLVRLGHESTVLACSGSRIVGNLIDFPRTNDLIECDTRNKTYRLVRDLVRDVLRERNLDLIHLHGIDFMEYLPDTDIPVLITLHLPVSWYDANAFKQIQERVYFNCVSRHQEETAQFIPNLLPFVENGVPIQDCTFPVPEEYVVVLGRICPEKGIHLALDAARQAGTSLILAGKLFDYETHHEYYLREVLPRLDGNRYQYVGSLGLEEKNALLGSAKCLLAPSLAPETSSLVTMEAYACGTPVVAFPSGALSDLVEHGKTGFLVNSVSEMAQAIARTNTINRKCCRDLAEKKFSANRMVADYVRRYRHMLVN, from the coding sequence ATGCATTCGGATTCAGAACAAATTAACAAAAAGCTCTCTGTCCTGAGCATTGCCTATCCCTTTGCACCTGTGAGATCGGACACCGCAGGAGGAGCCGAACAAGTTCTCCGACTTCTGGATGAAGGACTCGTCCGCCTCGGACATGAAAGCACTGTCCTTGCCTGCAGCGGTTCTCGAATCGTGGGCAATCTTATCGACTTTCCGAGAACAAACGATCTGATCGAATGTGATACGCGAAACAAAACGTATCGTCTTGTACGCGATCTGGTACGCGATGTACTCCGCGAACGAAACCTCGATCTGATTCACCTGCACGGAATAGATTTTATGGAGTATCTGCCCGACACTGATATCCCCGTATTAATCACTCTGCATCTTCCGGTGTCCTGGTACGATGCGAATGCGTTTAAGCAAATCCAGGAACGAGTGTACTTCAACTGTGTCTCCCGTCATCAGGAAGAAACTGCACAGTTTATCCCGAATCTTTTGCCATTTGTGGAAAACGGCGTCCCTATACAAGACTGCACATTTCCGGTACCTGAAGAGTACGTGGTGGTTCTCGGCAGGATATGTCCTGAAAAAGGAATACATCTGGCTTTGGATGCAGCGCGACAGGCCGGAACCTCTCTCATCCTCGCTGGAAAGCTTTTCGATTACGAAACTCACCATGAGTACTATTTGCGGGAAGTTCTTCCACGTTTGGACGGAAATAGATATCAGTATGTGGGATCGCTCGGTCTTGAAGAAAAAAACGCTCTTCTCGGGTCCGCGAAATGTCTTCTTGCCCCGAGTTTAGCTCCCGAGACAAGTTCTCTCGTGACAATGGAAGCGTACGCATGTGGGACTCCCGTGGTGGCGTTTCCTTCCGGTGCGCTTTCAGACCTGGTGGAACACGGGAAAACCGGATTTCTTGTAAACAGTGTATCGGAAATGGCGCAGGCCATTGCGCGAACGAACACGATTAATCGCAAATGTTGCAGAGATCTGGCAGAAAAAAAGTTTTCAGCGAATCGCATGGTGGCTGACTACGTCCGGAGGTACAGGCACATGTTGGTAAATTAG
- a CDS encoding PEP/pyruvate-binding domain-containing protein: MTRILKSFLKKLKEWRFGDSADSREKVARLFRFRYACFKDLLASNTEMLTIITDFELKLRGQEVFGMSYIRSQASRAVFHTLKMVKALDDLSGHIYPMLFDRVESINVAIKEELGKRKELPVSTWILPYSHISKEMVDWVGGKNANLGELRNKVGLSVPEGFAITTRAYQFFLEQNDLIDEINRMRMDLDPQDPAAVNVVSEQIQRLIITAGIPEELKDAILSAYADMAQQISKSRGYPVEPKVALRSSAIGEDSELSYAGQYLSVLNVPREKILDTYKLILASLYTPRAISYRLNKGMRDEDIAMSVACIEMVESVASGVMFTLDPSNPTDDNILIQAVWGLGPYAVDGIITPDTYRVAKNNGFSVEESNISHKPVQLVSDEGTGLKEIAVEVGKQNEPCLSSEQIKALAQYGLRLEKHYKYPQDVEWAVDSQRNLFVLQTRPLHLETVQSDGATGIPVVEGYPIIIEGGATAFPGIGFGRVFQVESDDDLIHFPEDGVLVAKHSSPQFVIVMRKARAIVTDAGSITGHMASLAREFGVPTILGAKDATKNMKIGTEVTVDAYSARVYSGIVSELKNLSVTRESAMKETPVYETLRRVADWIVPLDLVNPRALNFRPEYCRTLHDVMRFVHELSYQEMFKISDAVSDTEGAGALRLRAPIPLDLRLIDLGGGLAEISEYAFWVNVDEITSVPFNALLKGMLHEDLRFQGPRPIDLGGFFSVVREQMLTTNPVERFGDRSYAIISDNYLNFSSRIGYHYSVLDAYACDAVNKNYITFSFKGGAADDVRRNRRVRAIASIFDQLGFMVEVREDRVDARFYKYELEIILDRLDSIGRLLQYTRQMDMLMQNEESVTKLAQNFLLGNYSLEEDFSPDLKQRNN, translated from the coding sequence ATGACCAGAATCCTCAAGAGTTTTCTCAAAAAGCTGAAGGAGTGGCGATTCGGAGACTCGGCCGATTCTCGGGAAAAAGTCGCCAGACTCTTTCGGTTCAGATATGCCTGCTTTAAGGATCTCCTGGCCTCAAACACTGAAATGCTGACCATTATCACCGACTTCGAGCTGAAACTCCGAGGGCAGGAAGTCTTCGGCATGTCCTACATACGTTCTCAGGCAAGCCGGGCAGTATTTCATACATTGAAGATGGTGAAGGCGCTTGACGACCTTTCGGGCCATATTTATCCGATGCTGTTCGACAGAGTCGAAAGCATCAATGTGGCGATTAAAGAAGAATTGGGTAAAAGAAAAGAATTGCCCGTATCCACCTGGATTCTGCCTTATTCACACATTTCCAAGGAAATGGTCGACTGGGTTGGCGGGAAAAACGCGAATCTTGGAGAATTGCGGAATAAAGTCGGCCTTTCCGTACCAGAAGGATTTGCGATAACCACCAGAGCTTACCAATTTTTCCTCGAACAAAACGACCTCATAGACGAAATTAACAGAATGCGCATGGATCTGGATCCTCAGGACCCTGCGGCAGTGAATGTCGTAAGCGAACAGATCCAGCGACTTATCATCACCGCCGGCATTCCCGAGGAGTTGAAGGATGCAATCCTTTCAGCATATGCTGACATGGCGCAACAAATTTCGAAATCCCGGGGGTATCCCGTAGAACCGAAAGTTGCTCTGAGAAGCAGTGCCATCGGAGAAGACAGCGAACTATCCTATGCAGGCCAGTATCTTTCGGTCCTGAACGTTCCCCGGGAGAAAATTCTGGACACTTATAAGCTGATATTGGCAAGCCTGTACACTCCTCGCGCCATCTCTTACCGTCTCAATAAAGGCATGCGTGATGAAGACATCGCTATGAGTGTAGCATGCATAGAAATGGTGGAATCGGTTGCCAGCGGTGTCATGTTTACGTTGGACCCGAGCAACCCTACTGACGACAACATTCTCATTCAAGCGGTGTGGGGACTCGGACCGTATGCAGTAGACGGGATCATAACTCCTGATACCTACCGAGTAGCAAAGAATAACGGATTTTCTGTCGAGGAATCGAACATTTCTCACAAACCTGTTCAGCTCGTCTCCGATGAGGGCACCGGGCTGAAGGAAATAGCGGTCGAAGTCGGAAAACAAAATGAACCATGCCTGAGTTCCGAGCAGATCAAGGCTCTAGCACAATACGGACTGCGCCTGGAGAAGCATTACAAGTATCCTCAAGACGTGGAATGGGCAGTGGATTCCCAGCGGAATCTCTTCGTATTGCAGACACGTCCGCTACATTTGGAAACGGTCCAAAGTGACGGGGCAACCGGAATTCCTGTTGTCGAGGGCTATCCCATCATCATCGAAGGGGGTGCAACAGCTTTCCCGGGAATAGGATTCGGCCGGGTTTTCCAGGTGGAATCAGATGACGATCTGATACACTTTCCTGAAGACGGCGTGCTCGTTGCAAAGCACTCATCGCCACAGTTCGTTATTGTCATGCGGAAAGCTCGCGCCATTGTGACCGATGCTGGGAGCATCACGGGGCATATGGCCTCGCTCGCACGAGAATTCGGCGTTCCCACCATTTTGGGCGCAAAGGATGCAACCAAGAACATGAAGATAGGAACTGAAGTGACCGTGGATGCTTATTCAGCACGAGTGTATTCCGGAATAGTGTCAGAGTTGAAAAACCTGAGTGTCACAAGAGAATCCGCAATGAAGGAAACGCCGGTATATGAGACATTGCGAAGGGTCGCCGATTGGATAGTTCCCCTGGATCTGGTCAATCCACGCGCTCTGAATTTCAGACCCGAATATTGCCGAACACTGCACGATGTAATGCGATTCGTCCATGAACTTTCTTATCAGGAGATGTTCAAGATCAGTGATGCTGTTTCCGATACGGAAGGCGCTGGTGCTCTCAGACTCAGGGCACCGATTCCTCTCGATCTGCGTTTGATAGATCTCGGTGGGGGTTTGGCCGAAATTTCCGAATATGCCTTCTGGGTCAATGTGGATGAAATCACTTCCGTACCGTTCAACGCTCTTTTAAAGGGCATGTTGCATGAAGACCTCAGATTCCAGGGGCCGCGGCCCATCGATCTCGGTGGATTCTTTTCCGTGGTTCGGGAACAAATGCTTACGACAAATCCTGTGGAACGTTTTGGTGACCGGAGTTACGCGATCATATCCGATAATTACCTGAATTTTAGCTCCCGTATCGGCTATCACTATAGTGTTCTGGATGCTTACGCGTGCGATGCGGTGAACAAGAATTACATCACCTTTTCTTTCAAGGGTGGGGCAGCGGACGACGTGCGCAGAAACCGACGCGTCCGAGCAATAGCTTCCATTTTCGATCAACTCGGATTTATGGTGGAAGTGCGGGAAGACCGGGTGGACGCGAGATTCTACAAATACGAGTTGGAAATTATTCTCGACAGACTCGACAGTATAGGCAGATTGCTCCAGTACACGCGACAGATGGACATGCTCATGCAGAATGAAGAAAGCGTGACGAAATTGGCTCAGAATTTCCTGCTAGGCAACTACAGTTTAGAGGAAGATTTCTCTCCCGATCTCAAACAGCGCAATAATTGA